The following DNA comes from Alphaproteobacteria bacterium HT1-32.
AACCTCCTGACCGGGGCCTATATCCGCGGCTACGACCGCAAGGGCATTCAGGCTGACCTCGAAATGGTCTACAGCTATTTTCCGCGGCTCGAACAACGCCGCAAGTCACAGGCCGGCTATACCTCCGGCGGTGAACAGCAGATGTGCGCGATTGGCCGCGCCCTGATGGCCAGACCGAAACTGGTCCTGCTGGACGAACCCTCCATGGGTCTGGCCCCGCAACTGGTCGAACAGATCTTCGAAATCATCCGGAAACTGAACACCGAACAGGGTGTCTCCTTCCTGCTGGCCGAACAGAACACCAACCTGGCGCTGCGCTATGCCAGCTACGGCTATATTCTGGAGAATGGCCGTGTGGTGCTGGATGGCGAGGCGTCGGAACTGATGGAAAACGAAGATGTGAAGGAATTCTATCTTGGCGGTGGCGGTGACGAGCGCCGCAGCTTCAAGAATCTGAAAAGCTACAAACGCCGTAAACGCTGGCTGTAGATCAGAATATCCATCATTTCAGGATAGCATTTGAGAGGGGCCGGGCGTGAACGAGCATTATGATAATCTGGAAACCCGGTCGGCAGATCAGCGTGCTGCCGACATGGCACAGGAACTCCCGGCCATCATTGCCCATGCAAAGGCATCGGCACCGGCTTATGCCGCCCTTCTCGCCGATCATGACCCGGCAGAAATTACCAATCCGGAAGCACTGGCCGCCCTGCCACTGACCCGCAAAAGCGATCTGATCGAACAACAGGCGGCAAATCCTCCCTTCGCCGGGCTGACCGCTGTTTCTGCCGGTGATCTGGCCTGCATCTACCAGTCACCGGGGCCGATCAATGACGCGGAAGGACGGGATGCGGATTACTGGCGGGTTGCCCGTGCGCTGTTTGCGGCAGGGTTTCGCCGGGGTGATATTCTTCATAACTGTTTCGCCTATCATTTCACCCCGGCCGGCGCGATGATCCAGACCGGCGCGCAGGCACTTGGCTGTGCCGTCTTTCCCGCCGGGCCCGGACAGACAGAACAGCAGATACAGGCAATCCGCTCCCTCTCCCCTGACGGCTATGCCGGGACACCTTCTTTTCTGAAGATCATTCTGGAAAAAGCCGACGAGATAGGGGAATCCCTGCCGTCGCTGAAACGGGCACTGGTCGCCGGTGAGGCCCTGTTCCCGGCGGTCCGGCAGGGCTTTGCCGATCGCGGCATTGCGGTGCGTCAGTTCTATGGCACCGCCGATCTGGGCAATATTGCCTATGAATCAGAATCGCAGGAGGGCCTGATCGTCGATGAAGGTGTAATCGTCGAGATCGTACGCCCCGGCACCGGCCAGCCGGTCGCAGAAGGCGAGGTCGGCGAGGTTGTGGTCACCACATCCGCCCATGCCTATCCGCTGATCCGCTTTGCCACAGGTGACCTGTCCTGCTTCCTGCCCGGCGTCAGTTCCTGTGGCCGGACCAACAAACGCCTGAAAGGCTGGATGGGCAGGGCCGACCAGGGCACCAAGGTCAAAGGCATGTTCGTCCATCCGCCGCAGGTCGCCGCCATTATCAGCCGCCATCCGGAAATCATCCGTGCCCGCCTTGTTGTCACCGGTGACAACAATACGGACATCATGACCCTGACCTGTGAAACCGATAGCGGTGGTGACAGCCTGCGCGAGGCTATCACCGCCTCCATCCGCGCTGTCACCAAACTCGGCGCGGAGGTTGATTTTACCACCCCCGGCGCATTGCCCAACGACGGCATCGTTATCGAAGACGCCCGCAACCGGTAATCCCGCCGCACCACGCCAGAAAGGATCTCCCAAGCGAATTCCGGGGTAAGGGGCATTTATCGCAGGCCAGATCGCTGAAAGAAGTTTGCATTATTTACGGAACAATCAATAATACGTAAATTATGCAGAATTTTGCAGAGTCCTTTAGCCTTGCCTTTGATCTGCTGATCTCGCTGGATGCGGACCTGCTGGAAATTGTCGGCCTGTCCATGCATGTCAGTCTGGCAGCGATGGGCTTTGCCTGTGCCATCGGCTTTCCGATTGGCGCGCTGGTGGCCATCACCCGGTTCCCGGGCCGGGGTGCGGTTATCATTCTGATGAATGCGCTGATGGGCCTGCCGCCCGTGGTGGTCGGGCTGGTGGTTTACCTTTACCTCTCCCGCTCCGGGCCACTCGGCTGGCTTGGTCTGCTATATTCGCCGACAGCGATGATTATCGCCCAGACCATCCTGATTGCCCCGATTGTCGCCGCCCTGTCGCGGCAGGTGCTGGAGGATCTGCATGCCGAATATGACGAGCAGTTCCGCTCGCTGGGCCTGACCCGGTTACAGACCATCGGAACGCTACTTCAGGATGCCCGCTATTCCCTGCTGACCGTGGCACTGGCCGGGTTCGGCCGGGCAATTGCGGAAGTCGGCGCCGTCATCATTGTCGGGGGCAATATCGATCATCTGACGCGGGTCATGACCACGGCAATTGCGCTGGAAACCTCAAAGGGTGATCTGGCGCTGGCGCTGGCGCTTGGCATCATCCTGCTGGCCATCGCCCTCAGCGTGAATGCCTGTGTCATGGGGTTGCGGATGACGGCAAGGCGGTATGCCTATGCCTGATGACCAGACCATGACCCCGCCCCAGTCGAATATACAGCACACCCCGCTGGTTTCCGCATGGGAACTGACACTGGCGATCGACGGGAAGCGGCTTATTGACCAGATCGAATTCTCCCTCGACCATCCGTCACGGACCATCATCCTCGGCCCCAATGGTGCCGGTAAAAGCCTGTTGCTGAAACTGATGCACGGACTGATTACGCCGACAGCCGGTGCCGTGCGCTGGCAGAAACGCCGGAGTGGCGAGTCGCGGCGTCAGGCAATGGTGTTTCAGCGGCCTGTCCTGCTGCGCCGATCCGTCGCCGCCAATCTGGATTTCGTTCTGAAGCGGCAGGGAAAAAGTGACATCGCTGATCGGCGGGAGGCGCTGCTGAACCGCATCGGGCTTGGCGACAGGGGCGCCCAGCCGGCCCGACTGCTGTCGGTCGGGGAACAGCAACGTCTGGCGCTGGCGCGGGCGCTGGCAACCGAACCGGAAGTCCTGTTTCTGGATGAGGCCACGGCCAGTCTGGACCCGGCATCTGTCCTGAAAATCGAAGAAATCGTGCAGGAAGTCAGCGCCGCCGGGGTGAAGGTGATTTTTGTCACCCATGACCTTGGACAGGCCCGGCGACTGGCCGACGACGTGCTGTTCCTGCATCGCGGGAAAGTCGCGGAACAGGCCCCTGCCGAACAGTTTTTCCGTCAACCCGCATCACCTGCCGCCGCCGCTTTTCTGGATGGCAGGATCGTTATCTGAACAACATTATTCGAAAAGGGAGAGCAAAATGGTAAATCTCAGAACCACAATGATCGCCGGAATGATCGGCCTGATTTCCGGGGTGGCACATGCCGCCGACCCCTCGATCATCGTCCAGTCCACCACGTCGACTGCCAATTCCGGGCTGTATGACTATCTGCTGCCCTCATTCAAGAAGAAGAGCGGTATCACCGTTAATGTAGTCGCGGTCGGAACCGGTCAAGCGATCAGGAATGCCCAAAATTGTGACGGTGACGTGCTGCTGGTACACGCGAAACCGGCCGAGGAAGCCTTCGTCAGAGACGGCTACGGCGTGAAACGTACCGACCTGATGTATAATGATTTTGTCATTGTCGGACCGAAAGCGGACCCGGCGGGCATCAACGGCATGAAAGACGTCACTGCCGCCCTCAAGAAAATCACGGAAGCTGCGGCACCCTTTGCCTCACGCGGGGATGATTCCGGAACACACAAGAAAGAACTCCAGCTCTGGAAAGCGGCCGGGCTGGACCCGAAAGCCGCATCCGGGAAATGGTATCGTGAAACCGGTTCCGGCATGGGGGCAACCCTGAATGCCGGCGTCGGCATGGGAGCCTATGTGATGACCGACCGGGCGACCTGGATCAGCTTCAAGAACAAGGCTGACTTTGAGATCATCGTTGAAGGCGACCGGAATCTGTTCAACCAGTACGGGGTCATTCTGGTGAACCCGGAGAAATGCCCGGAAGTGAAGCAGGCAGAGGGTCAGGCCTTTATTGACTGGCTGTTGTCAGAAGACGGCCAGAAAACCATTGGCAGCTATCAGATCGACGGCAAGAACCTGTTCTTCCCGAACGCCAAACCGGCATCCTGAAACCAGACTACAGACCGTTCAGACGGACCACGCCCAGTTCTGCGAGATCGTAACCACCGAGATCGCGGGCCTGGGCGGCAAAGTCCGGCTGACGGCAAAATGCCAGCAGGCTCTGCATCGGCGGGTCAAACCAGGCCCGCCGGTCAACCAGCAGGTCAAACCGTTCCTCAACCAGCGGAATAAAGCTCAGCCGGTGCTGACGGGCCAGACTGGCCAGCCCCAGCGCCGCATCTGCCTTGCCGTCACGCACCATCAGGACGGCATCCTGTTCACTGCGCACCGGACGGCTCATCTCCACATCCGACGCTGACAAACCCGCCTGTTTCAGCAGATGCAACAGCAGGCCCTGCGCACCGGCTTCGGGCTGGCGAGCGGCAATCTTCCGGCCAGCCAGCGACCTGATATCCGTGACCCTGCCAACCGCGGATTCCGACAGGATCAATCCGCGCTGTCGGCTGGCCCAGCCAATCAGCACCGCCTGCATTCCGGCGCAATAGGCCCCGGCTGCAACCCGGTTCCAGCTGTCACTTTCAGCGTCCAGAAGATGCAGACCGGTGGCGACACCCTGCCGGTCGGCAAAGCGCGTCAGACCATCCGTACTGGAATCAAACAACGCGGCCAGCCCGCAGCGGCTTTCCCGGATCGCCCAGTCCAGCAGAGGGTCATGACTGCCCAGCATCACCGTTGGCAGAGCCCCGGCTGTTTCCGGGCCGGAATGATGCTCTGCCAGCCAGGCAGAAATCGCCTCGCGCGGAAACAGCAGCTTACCGGTCGCCCGGGTGCAGGGCACCGTACCCGATGCGGCGAGGTCATAGACCTTGCGCTCCTTGATGCGGAGCAACTCGGCAAGTTCACTGGTTGTCAGATAATCAGACATCGGCGTGGCAGGACCAGACTGTTGAGCGTGCCCGAGTCTGGCAAATAGACTGTCCGACAGCAAGGCGCCCGGTCACCGGAGGCACAAAACAGGAAAGCCCCGGACAAAGTGACGTCCGGGGCTTTCACCAGCCCGCCTGTCCGGCGGGTCATAGACCCTGATCATGATCAGGCGCGGTTATTTTGCTGTGATAACACTCATCACAAGTTTGCCGTCGACCTTCACCGGCCCGTCTTCCTTGGCACCAAGGCTGTATTCGAAAATACCGGTTTTACTGCCGCCATTTTCGCCATGCAGCATCAGCATCAGCATTTCGCCCTTTTTCACCGGCTCGGTCAGAATAGCCGCAATATCGGTATTCTTGCCCATCTTGAGCGGGGCGTGACCAACAACCGGCCCCGGTTTTTTCGAGGCGTCGGTGCGATGGACAACCAGCCAGCCATTCGCATCAGCCATGATTTCGGAAGCGGTCACTGTCCCGGAGGAAACATCCTGGTCCGAGGCTTTGACAGCAAGCGCGTGATCAGCAGCATGCGCCGCACCGATAAGGGAGGTGGCGGTCGCGATGGTGATAAAGAATTTCTTGTTCAGCATGGATAAACTCCGTTTTCACATGTCAGTTTCAGCCCTGTGGAACGAGGTACGGCACAGATGTGCCATCTCCCCCGTTGCAGGCCAGCCCGCTTTGCGAACCTGATGAAGATACGGGGCTGTATTGACGGAGTTTCAGAAACCCGGAAAAATTTTGTTCCGGATCGTTCCCGGCAGACCGGGGCAGGCTTTAATTCGATGCTGGCAGCAGGTGTCCGTGCAGGGCCGGGCCTGTCGGTTTGCCGGTGGGAGAACCGCCGG
Coding sequences within:
- a CDS encoding AMP-binding protein, whose amino-acid sequence is MNEHYDNLETRSADQRAADMAQELPAIIAHAKASAPAYAALLADHDPAEITNPEALAALPLTRKSDLIEQQAANPPFAGLTAVSAGDLACIYQSPGPINDAEGRDADYWRVARALFAAGFRRGDILHNCFAYHFTPAGAMIQTGAQALGCAVFPAGPGQTEQQIQAIRSLSPDGYAGTPSFLKIILEKADEIGESLPSLKRALVAGEALFPAVRQGFADRGIAVRQFYGTADLGNIAYESESQEGLIVDEGVIVEIVRPGTGQPVAEGEVGEVVVTTSAHAYPLIRFATGDLSCFLPGVSSCGRTNKRLKGWMGRADQGTKVKGMFVHPPQVAAIISRHPEIIRARLVVTGDNNTDIMTLTCETDSGGDSLREAITASIRAVTKLGAEVDFTTPGALPNDGIVIEDARNR
- a CDS encoding ATP-binding cassette domain-containing protein gives rise to the protein MPMPDDQTMTPPQSNIQHTPLVSAWELTLAIDGKRLIDQIEFSLDHPSRTIILGPNGAGKSLLLKLMHGLITPTAGAVRWQKRRSGESRRQAMVFQRPVLLRRSVAANLDFVLKRQGKSDIADRREALLNRIGLGDRGAQPARLLSVGEQQRLALARALATEPEVLFLDEATASLDPASVLKIEEIVQEVSAAGVKVIFVTHDLGQARRLADDVLFLHRGKVAEQAPAEQFFRQPASPAAAAFLDGRIVI
- a CDS encoding extracellular solute-binding protein encodes the protein MVNLRTTMIAGMIGLISGVAHAADPSIIVQSTTSTANSGLYDYLLPSFKKKSGITVNVVAVGTGQAIRNAQNCDGDVLLVHAKPAEEAFVRDGYGVKRTDLMYNDFVIVGPKADPAGINGMKDVTAALKKITEAAAPFASRGDDSGTHKKELQLWKAAGLDPKAASGKWYRETGSGMGATLNAGVGMGAYVMTDRATWISFKNKADFEIIVEGDRNLFNQYGVILVNPEKCPEVKQAEGQAFIDWLLSEDGQKTIGSYQIDGKNLFFPNAKPAS
- a CDS encoding helix-turn-helix domain-containing protein gives rise to the protein MSDYLTTSELAELLRIKERKVYDLAASGTVPCTRATGKLLFPREAISAWLAEHHSGPETAGALPTVMLGSHDPLLDWAIRESRCGLAALFDSSTDGLTRFADRQGVATGLHLLDAESDSWNRVAAGAYCAGMQAVLIGWASRQRGLILSESAVGRVTDIRSLAGRKIAARQPEAGAQGLLLHLLKQAGLSASDVEMSRPVRSEQDAVLMVRDGKADAALGLASLARQHRLSFIPLVEERFDLLVDRRAWFDPPMQSLLAFCRQPDFAAQARDLGGYDLAELGVVRLNGL
- a CDS encoding ABC transporter permease subunit — encoded protein: MQNFAESFSLAFDLLISLDADLLEIVGLSMHVSLAAMGFACAIGFPIGALVAITRFPGRGAVIILMNALMGLPPVVVGLVVYLYLSRSGPLGWLGLLYSPTAMIIAQTILIAPIVAALSRQVLEDLHAEYDEQFRSLGLTRLQTIGTLLQDARYSLLTVALAGFGRAIAEVGAVIIVGGNIDHLTRVMTTAIALETSKGDLALALALGIILLAIALSVNACVMGLRMTARRYAYA
- a CDS encoding ATP-binding cassette domain-containing protein; amino-acid sequence: MSTGANKILEINNIEVIYDHVILVLKGVTLEVPEGGIIALLGANGAGKSTTLKSISNLLQVERGEVVKGSISLNGETINGIGATEVVKRGCVQVMEGRHCFEHLTIEENLLTGAYIRGYDRKGIQADLEMVYSYFPRLEQRRKSQAGYTSGGEQQMCAIGRALMARPKLVLLDEPSMGLAPQLVEQIFEIIRKLNTEQGVSFLLAEQNTNLALRYASYGYILENGRVVLDGEASELMENEDVKEFYLGGGGDERRSFKNLKSYKRRKRWL